The DNA sequence GATTTGGGTTCCGGCGCTTTGTTACTCACTGGCAACACTGGCATCGCTGTCAAGGATTCAGCATGGCGACCACTGGCCTTCTGATGTGCTGATCGGCGCAGCCATAGGATTCGGCATTGGAAAATTTATCCACCGGACTTCAAAAAAACCCGCTACACAATTCAAGCTGAGTTTTAACTGATGCTGTGATGTTGTGATGCAGTGGTTTAGTAGTCAATTAGTTAATTGGTTAATTAATGGAGTGATGGAATTATTAATTCAAAATTCCAGATTAAAGATTCAGAAATCTACAAATGGCAGCTATTTGGATTTTGGATTTTGTTCTTTGGATTTTTTTTACCAACCCGTCCGAACGGTGTTCAGCCGGGCGGGCTGCCAACTCATCCCTCAAGCTTTACTGCAATGGCTTGCGGCAATTATCGCAATAAACTCCTTTCACCCTGCCGGAATTATCGGAATAAAGGCTCATGTGCTCCATGGCTTTGTCAATCATCACGGAAGAACCGGTAAAAAATGGCACCCGTTGATGCAGTTTCTGAGGCTTCAGATCAAGGATGCGGGTGAAACCATCGGTAGCTTTTCCGCCGGCTTCTTCAGCAATCATGGCTATCGGATTGCATTCGTACAGCAACCTCAACTTGCCATCAGGATTTTTGGCGGTTCCAGGGTAAATGTAAATGCCACCGCGGATCATATTGCGATGAAAATCGGCAACCAACGAGCCGATATAGCGGGTGGAATAAGGCCGGTTGGTAGTTTTATCGTGCTCCTGGCAATAGTTGATGTATTTTTTAACGCCCTCGGGGAAGTATATATAATTGGCTTCATTGATTGAGTACATCGAGCCAGTTTCAGGAATTTTTATGTTGGGATGCGAAAGCAGGAATAAGCCAACTGATGGATCGTAGGTGAAACCGTTCACTCCATTGCCGCTTGTGTAAACCATCATGGTTGACGAACCGTAAGTTATGTAACCAGCGGCAAGTTGATTTTTGCCGGGTTGCAACAAGTCTTCAAGGGTTGCTTTGGTTCCCGGAGGCGAGAGACGCTTGTAAATCGAGAAAATGGTGCCGATGGGTACGTTCACTTCAATATTGCTTGAGCCGTCCAAAGGATCAATGGCGACTACGTACTTGCCGTTCATTGAAAACTGATCATCGAAAATCACCGGCTCATCCAGTTCTTCGGAAACGATGGCGCAGCATTGCCCGCCGTTTTTCAATGCCTTAATAAAATGCTGATCGGCAAAAACATCCAGTTTTTTCTGGTCTTCGCCCTGTACATTGCTTATGCCGGACTCGCCAAGAATATCAGCCAGGCCGGCTTT is a window from the Bacteroidales bacterium genome containing:
- the fbp gene encoding class 1 fructose-bisphosphatase, producing the protein MKNMKTLIEFIHEKQYEIPYATGEFTRLLNDLTIAAKIVNREVNKAGLADILGESGISNVQGEDQKKLDVFADQHFIKALKNGGQCCAIVSEELDEPVIFDDQFSMNGKYVVAIDPLDGSSNIEVNVPIGTIFSIYKRLSPPGTKATLEDLLQPGKNQLAAGYITYGSSTMMVYTSGNGVNGFTYDPSVGLFLLSHPNIKIPETGSMYSINEANYIYFPEGVKKYINYCQEHDKTTNRPYSTRYIGSLVADFHRNMIRGGIYIYPGTAKNPDGKLRLLYECNPIAMIAEEAGGKATDGFTRILDLKPQKLHQRVPFFTGSSVMIDKAMEHMSLYSDNSGRVKGVYCDNCRKPLQ